In the Mobula birostris isolate sMobBir1 chromosome 25, sMobBir1.hap1, whole genome shotgun sequence genome, ttgtattctgcatacatacattgatattaaaatgaacctttgataaTAGGCAATCTGTCTAATTCTTCCAGAGATACAAACCTGAACAATTGCTTTAAAAACTGGTGTAAATCGCTCACTAATCAAACTGATTAGCTTTATCACACAGACATTATATATCGCCATTTGAGCATCCATTCTGCACCTAGCTGTAAATTCCTTCACCTTTTTATTATAGTTTTTAAACTTGGTTCTTTTGGCCTGATCCTGCCATAGAGTTGCCAGGGAATAATTCCATGAAAAATACTATTGTGTATTTCTCCCTTTAGTTTTGTTTTTTAAAGGAGAATATTGAACTCTCTAGTGGACCATGCCAAAAAATGAGCACGTCAGTAATTTATTCTCATAAAAATATTGAAGTTAATCCGCATCTAGATAGCACAGGTCTTATTCAGAGTTTTATTAGCATCTTTAATTTTAGCTCTAGAATTTTGCTGACAAAAATGAGCCAAAATAAACCAGACCCTGTAATATTATCTCGATAAGAATACTGTACAGTGAAGGGACCAGCTTGGCAAAGTTAAAATTATAGCAGTAGATCCTGTTACGTTACTCTGAAATCACAATTTTGTGAAAGGTTTAACATCTTAGCCTTTTGCAAAGCTATTTTCGGTTGCTGAGCAGCAGTGTAAATagctgtgcaacacacacaaaatgctggaggagctcagcaggccaggcagcacctatggaaaagagtatagtcgacattttgggccgaaaccctttggcagtcctgaaacatcaactgcactcttttccatagatgctgcctggcctgctgatttcctccagcgttctatgtgtattgctttggatctccagcatctgtacattttctcttgtttgtgagtaaATAACTGTAGCACGTTGGCCTGTTGCTGGTTTTAATTATGTCGGTACCACACCTAATGTTCAGTCATATTTGAGACAGCAATCTGTTCTTTAGGAACCCTGCTCCTTCTGTCCATAAGCTTTGTTAATAAGGGAGCATTCATTGATCTTCCTGTTTTCAGTAAGCAGAAGTCTTCATTTTGCTGTGAATACAGTAGGCTCCATTTCTATCCAAAAACATCCTGTCACACTGCCCCAGCACAAATAATCACTCCGACACACTAACATGATATTATCCATATTAATCATGTGATTTTCATGTGAGAATTTAATTAAAGTtatttaactttatttcttacaggTGGCCATGGTTGAAGTTCAGCTGGAGATGGACTATACCTATCCCAAGTTCCTGCTCATTGCCTTCAGTGCCTGCACAACAGTGTTGGTTGCTGTCCACCTCTTCGCTCTCTTGATCAGCACTTGTATTCTCCCTAATGTTGAAGCAGTCAGCAACATACACAATCTCAACTCTGTCAATGAGTCACCCCACGAGCGTATGCATTACTATATCGAGCTGGCCTGGGGCTTCTCAACAGCTCTAGGCATCATCCTCTTCCTCATGGAGGTGGTGCTGCTTTGTTGGATTAAGTTCCTCCCGGTTGACAGTAATCGGAGGAAGAACGAGAAGAATTCTGTCGCCGAGTCTGGAGAAAGACACACCGGACGAGATGCAGCTTTGACATCCACTATTATCATGGCACCAGTGGGCCTTATTTTTGTGATATTTACCATCCATTTTTACCGATCACTGGTAGGGCACAAAACGGAGCGTCACAATCAGGAAATTGAGGAACTGCACAAATTGAAAGTGCAGTTGGACGGGCATGACCGGGCCCTGCAAGTGGTTTGAAAAATTAAGAAAAGAAGTTAATTGGTCAGAATCATTCTGAAATTCCAAGCTTCTGCAGCCTATTACAAATATCAAAATGGGCTTTCCTGTCATTTCCAGGAATTCAAGTTTACAAATATGGCTTTTACGTGGCTTTGTGATTTTACAGTACTTTCTTGCATTGTCTTAAAAGAAAACAGTCATTCTGTTTGATACAGAATCCAGGTGTAGGCTGGAAATCGTATGGATATTGTAAACTGGTTCAGGTTGCACTGATGCCATACCAGCGAGCAGCAAATGGTCACTAAAGACAGTTTATCGCAGGGTTAAACTCTTTAGAGGCACCTGTCCAGATTAAACTGGACAACCAGAGCATAAACGAATTCCAATTTTTGTCCAGTTACTTTGTTGTACAGTGCAGATATAACCGTTTGCTTAACCTGCTAGTACAAAGAGTGAAAGGCTGATCAGACCAATATTGAAAAGCTATAATGGATCAGAAGATAGAAATTGTTGAATTTAAGCAGGATTGGTATTTGGTATAGTTCTGGGTGGTCACAGTTTACTTTAGATCCCTCCATTCGTTATTGTTGCTGACCAACAGCTTATTGTCCTACCAGATCCAAATTGGAGCTACCCCTGTGcccatttattatgaaagtataaTAGTCTTCAAAACGTGTAGTGTTGCTGTTCTGGGATGATCCCACATGTGGCATTTCATTCTGTATTGTCACATTGACACTCCAGTACAAGTACTGTCATACTAATAATAAGAGATTGGAATCCTGATCTGTGTAACCCCATTTAATGTAATGCAATGAGTATTGTACAATTTATTTTGACCTCAGCTGATGTTGCTTTAAACAGGTTTGATGTACTCTGCAGTTAGTTTTTCAGACTTGTAAAGCGGAACTTGTGCAAAGAGGAAGAGAAATTTTTATAAATTTCAAACCATGCCTTTGTTCTCGACAGCATGATTTATCATATCCTCAATTCAGTTTTTAACCACAGAAGTGTCCTGCTCTGGAATTGGCCGCCTTCTGTTACAGTTTCAGTATTTTAGTTTACCAAATCTTAATAATGGAACAATTATTTGTCAGAATGTCAATAAGATGCTAAATTTCAGCTAGCTCTTAAAATgtcagctatatatatatatatataaaaaaactttTTGCATGGGATCTGGAGCAAACAAGCGACCTTAACTGAGCCAATTCTGATAATGAAATGCAAAACATGGCATTTTGGACCCTGTTTTATTACCAGACTCTGGAAAGGAACGGCGGAGAGTGGTGTTTTAATACCTAATTATGTTCAGCTTTGTGTTTTGGAGAACCCTGAGTTTAAAATGTGTAATTCCTGATGAAGTTCTTTTAGGTTTGAGAATGGTATTCCTCCTGCGTTGCCTTCAGATATTTATTTGTGTAGAGGAGACTCTGCTATATTGCAACCATAAATAGCGAGGGGACTAAGAAAGTGAACAGACTGGTTTTCAGAATTTATAAAATACAGATTTCGAGGGCTGCCAATTTAGTCAAGTTTACATCTGCTACGCAGTGACAGTAACAGCAAGACATGATCCTAACAAGTCCAGCACAGATGGAAGCTCAGTGTCAGGCTGGACTCAAGCACGGTTGTGTCATTGCACCAACACTCTTAATCTTCCTCATGACAATAGAGCATCTCTCCTTTAACAAGCTTTACACTGGAGTGGAATGAATGAATGCCTTCAGAACCTGTAGCATCCCAACTGCAGTCATCTGTTTACACTATACGGGCAGCATTGCATACATGCACGCTCAGAAACTGCAATCTAAGGCTTGGCTGACTGATGAAGTCCCTGTATATATGAAAGAATGGGTCTTATACTGACCAACTAGAAGACAAAGGTCGTCTAGCAACCTGCACTATATTGCTCCCAACATTCAGACTCCACTGTAGGATCTGGAAAACATGGATCATGCTTGTCTTATCCCTGGAGATGGAGCTTCTGCTCAATCAAATCCCTCTCTTTGTTTTGGAGACATGAAAAACTGCAAAGCATAGGAAAATTTCCATCTGTACCACAGTATTTCGGTGTCGGGCATGAGAGAGCACACTGACATTGTTAACTTACCTTGTCAATGGATTTTGCAGCCAGAGCAAATCATTGTCAGCACCCTCTCCCAAACAACCCAGTTACGAAACTTTGATCATGTGCCCCATTTCTTCTGCATTCCATAGTATCTGCTTGCCTGATACCAGACTCCTGACAGAAGCACCCGACTCCACAATCTGTCACAAGAGATTTTCAGGAGTTCAGAGAATCTCTTCAGAGGCATTCTTGAAGCCTCTTGGGAGGAGTGTAACATTGTCAATGAGTCATTGTAATCCCTAGCCCAATACTGCTCAGATCGGGGGAGGAGAATTGGGAAAGCTGTCTGTGTGACAAGGGCACGTGAGCACCATGCACTTATAGCAGAATAAGCAGCCTTAATACCCATCCACCTTCCCTGCCATCATGCCTGTTCCACATGGCAGAGCTTGCAGATACCCCATCAGACTCTTCAGCCACATCAGAACTTGAGAAGGACTGAGTCATCCTTGAGGGACTGCTTAAGAAGTTTGCACACACCAGATTACCAGTGCAGATGTCGCATGTTTTGACTTGTTACTGAAACCAATGACCTACAATAGTTTCAGTATACAATTACAGGTGTCTCCTTTACATTATTGTCCGATTGTACTTGAATCAGGCAAAGTGTAGTCTTAAGCTTTCTCGTGTATGGTATATGCCAGCCTATTATGTTTTCTATTTAAACACTTAATTGTCTTAATCTTTGAATTTGTACACTTCTGTGGCTTGATACCAAGATGTGGTATTTATTCTCTGTGCAGCATTACAAACCTACTGCTACAGTAACTTGAAAAAGAGACAACAATTGCTATATTATCTTCAGCTTTGTAAATCAAAGCTCTGGGTTATTAAGCTGTGGCTGTTTTTTGAAATGTAAAATCTTTACTGGTACTTTGATCAGTATTTTCTGCTTGTGACCCCTGTAAGTACAGCAAACTGTATAGCACCGTTTAATATTTTATTAATTGTGTAACTGTTGAAGTGTAGGTTGCATTTGAAATAAAGTATTGTCAAACATATTTTGTAATATCAGAAGCTTGTTAACTATGCTTCCTGAATGCTGAGCTTTTGCACTGCAGTATTTCATAAGGTGATCCTATGTCTGAATTATTCTGTGCCATTAATGCAGCTTTGCTAAGACAATGTTTTTAAGGTTTTGCCCAGCCTGTTACCAGACACCAAATTAGCTCCCACTTCCCACAGAACACAAAGGCCTACTTTCCAAGCCAATGTCTGATGCTGAATTCTTCACTTCACTTGTGTGGGGGACACTGGTGCCCCAAGACAGAAACACCTTGATAATATTAGGATAAAAGTTGTTTTTGTTTTGCATTGTGAATTCAGTTTGCTGCTTCACATTCAAATGGTCCAGACAGCTGGATCCTAATAATGTCACCTTACTTGGAAACAAAGTTCATGTGAGAAATGGGAATTAGAATATTTTCAGATTAGTATAATGGTAAATGCTGCACTTTGGCCATGGGTTGGTCGATGAAGGAATGAGAATCTGCCAATTTTAAGAATGTTATGCAGATGATGAAACAATCAAAGATCTATCACGAGaatctgaaaattgaaggtaattgtgaatattcggCAGGCTGGTTACAGAATTTTAAGAAAAGGTACTGCACTAAGTTTTTAAAGCCTCTGCTGGTGATGAAAATCTAGCACCAGAACAAGACTACAAAGTTGATAGTTTTTGTGCCTTACATAAAACCTTTAAAAAAGGGAAATTACAAATACAGTATGCTGTGACTTTTCAATCAAAACGTGGCATCGTAGGTGGAGACTTGAGAGCCTGCCGTTGTTTGTTATTCTCCTGATGCTGCTATTGCTACCCTGCACATATTATATTTTCTTcatattaatggtatgtaataattCTTACTGTTCGTGATGAACAAGTgaaagacaaagactgcttactggtAGCACAAATTCAGTCAGAAACGATGGAGAGCCCAAGCATTTCGGATGAGGGATACTCAACCTGTATGAGGCAAGATGGCCGATACATGATTGTAAATATCTGAGCAACTATTGAGGACCCTTTAGTCATGAATACCAAAAGTCAGACCTAGTTAAATTGCATCAAAGAAGGTTGATTTTAATAGAGAAAGGAGACAAGCGTCATTCAATCATTCAATTTAAATGAAAATTGTCATTcctggaaaaaaaacaaagggaCAGTTTGTTCCATTGTTCACTCTGATTCATATTTCCAGTGAAGCCTTTTTAGAAGAAAATAATGGTGTTTCCCACCAcacctctccccgcctccccctcacTTTAAACTCAAAACCAGATAAAATTCAGTTttaatttgaaatattgtgtgTGCTAATCCCTAAACCACCTGTACTTAAAGGGGATGTAGTTCTTGATCAGATAACAGAAAAGAGCAAATGTATTACTAAATGCCAAGTTTAGTATTTAAATGGACAATGAGTTGAACAACTGATTTCAGAACAAAATGGTGAAAAGCAAAAAAGTACAGTATTATTTGAAAGGCAATTGAACAGCCATTGCCACAAAGCAGTTATTGAGAAATTCTTAGAATTGCCCAGATGCTCAGCTTTTTCCGGTTTCCTTTGTTGATGTCTGTGGCCAACTGCATTTATTCTGCTTAAGTTCTAGAATGGTCAGCAGAGAAAGTGGATTAATTACTAGCATACTGTAAATGCATTATTTGTAACTTGTTATACTTCATTATTACAAGGATTGAGACCTAATTTGCCAGCTCAAGTGATGCTGTCACCAAAGATTAAAGTAAATGTTATCCTCGGCTGCTAGTCTCCTGTACTGAACCGCATAAGATGCAGAATGCAGTTGCCACTGCCCTGGCAGCCTTGTAATCAGGTATTGTCCTTCGGTTGCAACAGGGTTTCAGTTCCAACGTTGGAATAAGATTTCAAGTTAATACCAAAGTGAGGGTATTTTAACTAGGAGCTAACTTGAATTTTACTTGGATTGGTTGGACAGAAGTTTAAGTGCTGACATCTTTCCTTGTGATGGCCTTtccaatttttaaaattctttaacTTGTTGGATCCAGAATattatctgattttttttttaactttcccATTCGCTTAGTAAGCCTGACAGGGAAAAGACTGAACTCTATATTTAAGAGCAATTAGAGAGCAGAGTGATAACTGGCTGAGGCAACACGATCTATGTTCAACAAATCTAACAAAGGTACTGAGGTTGGAGTTAGCAGAAGAGCTAAAAGGGAACCAGTTAATGTACTGTACCTCCCGGTGAATCAAGATCAGATATATTAACACTGTCTTGTATATACCACATGAAGTTTGTTGTacaacagcagtacaatacaaaagacaaaaaaaatataaattccAAGGTAAATTATTCCTTTGTCTTTGCACAATGAGGTGGTGTCTATGGAccaaatcagaaatctgatggtggaggagaagctaTTTCTGTTTCATGTAGTCACAGTGCTACAGAAACGATTAAACAAAATTAATCTGCACAGTATTGGATTGAGAATGGGTTAACAAATAGAAAGCAGAATAAGAATACATGGATAATTTTCACATTGGGAATGTGTAGCCACAGGTTTTGGTGCCAGGGCCCCTGCTGTTCACTCTGTAGTtacacaagtttgctgatgccacAAAGCTACTAAGTGGCAGTCCTGATTGTAAGTAACATAATGCAAGCTATACTCAGTTTAGGTGAATGGCAACGACATGGTAGACAGAACATAATCATGGAAAGGATCTGAAGTGATCTGCTTTGCTGATTAAAAATAGAAAAGcctaatatttttatattttaagaAATTGAATGGTGTTGATGTTCATTACCATTACTGGGTGTCCTATAAATGGAGCACTGAGAATTAACATGCAGGCATAGCAAGTAACTGGAAGACAAATATTAACCTTTATTTCAAGAGATTTTTGAATTGAAAAGTGACATCTTACTAAAATTATTTAGGCCCT is a window encoding:
- the orai2 gene encoding protein orai-2 isoform X2 → MVEVQLEMDYTYPKFLLIAFSACTTVLVAVHLFALLISTCILPNVEAVSNIHNLNSVNESPHERMHYYIELAWGFSTALGIILFLMEVVLLCWIKFLPVDSNRRKNEKNSVAESGERHTGRDAALTSTIIMAPVGLIFVIFTIHFYRSLVGHKTERHNQEIEELHKLKVQLDGHDRALQVV
- the orai2 gene encoding protein orai-2 isoform X1, whose translation is MSSERSAPAGSPAPPCSEPEGGAADYRDWVRRSYLELVSSNHHSVQALSWRKLYLSRAKLKASSRTSALLSGFAMVAMVEVQLEMDYTYPKFLLIAFSACTTVLVAVHLFALLISTCILPNVEAVSNIHNLNSVNESPHERMHYYIELAWGFSTALGIILFLMEVVLLCWIKFLPVDSNRRKNEKNSVAESGERHTGRDAALTSTIIMAPVGLIFVIFTIHFYRSLVGHKTERHNQEIEELHKLKVQLDGHDRALQVV